The DNA window TGTTCGCGGTGCAGATGAACATCACCTTGGACAGGTCGTAGTCGAGGTCCAGGTAGTGGTCGTTGAAGTTGTGGTTCTGCTCGGGGTCCAGCACCTCCAGCAGCGCCGCGCTCGGGTCGCCTCGGAAGTCCGTGGACATCTTGTCGATTTCGTCGAGCAGGAAGACGGGGTTGTTGCTGCCCGCCTTCTTCAGCGACTGGATGAGCTTGCCCGGCATCGCGCCGATGTACGTGCGCCGGTGGCCACGAATCTCGGCCTCGTCACGCACGCCGCCCAACGACAGGCGCACGAACTTGCGGCCCGTCGCCCGAGCAATCGAGCGCGCCAGCGACGTCTTGCCCACGCCCGGAGGACCCACGAAGCACAGCACGGGGCCCTTGAGCTTCTTCACCAGTTGCTGCACCGCCAGGTACTCAAGGATGCGCTCCTTCGGCTTCTTCAAGCCGTAGTGGTCCTCGTTGAGCACCGTCTCCGCTTCCGTCACGTCGAGCCGGTCCTGCGTCTCGTCGTACCAGGGGAGGCTGATGATCCAGTCGATGTAGTTGCGAACGACGGTGGCCTCGGCGCTCATCGGGCTCATCATCCGGAGCTTCTTCAGCTCCTTCTTGACCTTGAGCGTGGCCTCCTTGCTCATCCGCTTGTTCTTCAGCTTCTCTTCAATCTCCTGAATCTCGTTCTTGAACTCGTCGCGCTCACCCAGCTCCTTCTGAATGGCCTGCATCTGCTCATTCAGGTAGTACTCCTTCTGGGTCTTCTCCATCTGCTTCTTGACGCGCGTGCGAATCTTCTTCTCCACCTGGAGAATCTCGATTTCGCCCTGCATCAGCTCGTAGAGCTTCTCCAGCCGCTTCGCCGGAGACTCCGTCTCGAGCAGCGCTTGCTTGTCGTTCAGCTTCAACGACAGGTGCGCGACGATGGTGTCAGCGAGCCGCGCCGGGTCGTCGATGCTGGCCACCTGCATCAGCATCTCGGGCGGGATGCGCTTGTTGAGTTTGACGAAGGCCTCGAACACGGAGTGGACGCTGCGAACCAGCGCCTCCAGCTCCACGCTCTTCTCCGTCTGCTCCTCCACCTCCTCCACTTCCACCATGAAGAAGGCGTCGTTGGGGTGGAACTTCTTCACCTTCGCGCGTCGCACGCCCTCCACCAGCACCTTCACCGTGCCATCTGGCAACGGCAGGAGCTGGATGACATGGCCCATGGTTCCGAAGTGGAAGATGTCGTCGGGAGAGGGGTCGTTCGTCTTGGCCTTCTTCTGGGCGGCCAGCAGGATGACGGCCTTGTCGTCCGGCCCCTTGTGCGCCATCGCATCCTTCAACGCCGCGATGGACTTCTCCCGGCCGACGAACAGCGGAACCACCATGTGCGGGAACACGATGATGTCCCGAAGGGGCAAGAGCGGGACGGTGAGTCCCCGCTTCTGGGCTTCCTTCTTGTCGTCACGTCCGAAGAACATGTATCCGCCACCTGCTGGCCTACCGGGGGGGTAGGCCCCTGAAGAGTTGCCCGGTTGCTCGAACTCCGAGCGCGTACCCGGGGTGAAGCACGTCTATAACACGTCGGTTTCAGGTGCCGTTCCCCGCCTCAAGATTGGGAAACGTCCTCCTGCCATCAAGGGAACACCCGCAGCTGCCTTGGGCGTCCGCCCAGGGTGTCAGCGCCCCTGCGCTGCCTCCCCACCCTGGAGCCCACCAACCTCCAACACCTTGAAAAGAAACGCGTACATGTCCGCGGAGGATTCAATGCTCTTGGCCACCTGGTCCGCGCCACCATGTCCCGCGTTGACTTCGATGCGCAGGAGCGCGGGGGCCTGGTTGCCCGCCGCGTTCTGCACCGCAGCGACGAACTTGCGCGCGTGCAGCGGGTCCACCCGGTCGTCGTGGTCCGCGGACATCATCAGCAGCGCGGGGTACCGCACGCCCGCCTGGACATGGTGGTACGGCGAGTAGGCGTGCAGCGTCTTGAAGTCGTCGGCCTTCTCCGCCGTCCCGTACTCCGTAATCCACGTCCGGCCGCTGCCGAAGAGGTGGTAGCGGACCATGTCCAGCAAGGGGACCTGGCACACCACCGCCCCGTAGAGCTCCGGGCGCTGAGTCATGGCCGCCCCCACGAGGAGGCCGCCGTTGCTGCCGCCCTGGATGGCCAGGCGCCGGGCCTGGGTGAACTTCTCGCGCACGAGGTACTCGGCCGCGGCGTGGAAGTCGTCGAAGACGTTCTGCTTGCGAGCCAGCCGCCCGGCCTCGTGCCAGTCCTTGCCGTACTCGCCGCCCCCGCGCAGGTTGGCCACCGCGTACACCCCGCCGGCGTCCAGCCAGGGCAGGATGCTGGCCCGGAAGCTGGCCTCCATGTTCACGTTGAAGCCGCCGTACCCGTACAGGAGCGTGGGCGCGGTGCCGTCGCGCTTCAGTCCCTTGCGGTACACCACGAACATGGGGACGCGGGTGCCGTCCTTGGACGGGTAGAAGACCTGCTCCACCTGGTAGGTCGCCGGGTCCATGGGCAGCTCCACCTTCGCCCACAGCTCCGACGTGCCGCTCTTCACCGACGTCTTGAAGACCTGCTTGGGGGTGGTGAAGGACGTG is part of the Myxococcus landrumus genome and encodes:
- the lon gene encoding endopeptidase La — encoded protein: MFFGRDDKKEAQKRGLTVPLLPLRDIIVFPHMVVPLFVGREKSIAALKDAMAHKGPDDKAVILLAAQKKAKTNDPSPDDIFHFGTMGHVIQLLPLPDGTVKVLVEGVRRAKVKKFHPNDAFFMVEVEEVEEQTEKSVELEALVRSVHSVFEAFVKLNKRIPPEMLMQVASIDDPARLADTIVAHLSLKLNDKQALLETESPAKRLEKLYELMQGEIEILQVEKKIRTRVKKQMEKTQKEYYLNEQMQAIQKELGERDEFKNEIQEIEEKLKNKRMSKEATLKVKKELKKLRMMSPMSAEATVVRNYIDWIISLPWYDETQDRLDVTEAETVLNEDHYGLKKPKERILEYLAVQQLVKKLKGPVLCFVGPPGVGKTSLARSIARATGRKFVRLSLGGVRDEAEIRGHRRTYIGAMPGKLIQSLKKAGSNNPVFLLDEIDKMSTDFRGDPSAALLEVLDPEQNHNFNDHYLDLDYDLSKVMFICTANTMHNIPGPLQDRMEVIRIAGYTEPEKLSIARRYLIPKEQEANGLSDIKVDFSHEALRTIIHRYTRESGVRSLEREIGGVYRKIARDVLKNGKRDIEVDRKMAMKFLGTPRYRYGVAEREDQVGIVTGLAWTELGGEILTTEATVMPGKGKLIITGKLGEVMQESAQAAMSYVRSRAERFGIDRKVFENYDIHVHLPEGAIPKDGPSAGVTICTALVSALTRVLIRRDVAMTGEITLRGRVLPIGGLKEKTLAAHRAGIKTVLIPKANKKDLKDIPLKIRKQLRIVPVEFVDDVLREALVLEKPEEFGRKPVSDGLKLPSATETPSSPAPAPV